The genomic DNA CTATCCATCGATCAACATAGCTTTCACCAGCGCTTCGAGCTTGGGCTAACCGGTCAATGATCGACTTAAGTCTATTAGCCTCGTTCTCCATTCCATTAATGGTTTTCATTAAATCTGAAACTGTGCGAATGGCTTCGCCGAGATCTTTCTTTTCGAGGATTTCTTGAGCGACAAAGCCGTCTATGCTTTTAACCGGCTTATAAGCCATGAATCGAGAGAAAGCACGCGCCGCATTCATGGCTTCACGCTCACTGATGGCATCGGAACGGCCTTTCAAAGCTGCGTATAATCGCCGTAAATACTGCTTTTTAGTGTCATACTTTTCTACACTGACTTTACGCGAACTCAACCGACTGACAATTTTATCTAAAGAGATTACTTGAGATCGGCCATCATTCTCTTGAACAAAATCAGACTTAGAAAGAGACTCACCAGCGCTGATGAAATAGGCAATATCCGATTGGCGGGCAATTGGGGTCGCGCCGGCTTTATCTAAAAAGGCTGAAACACCAATGATTGCCGTAAACGGCTCGGCCGATTCGCCTTGTGTTGGGTGAAAGACAGCGGCTAAATAACCCACTGTTGGGTCTAACCGTGCAAAAGATCCATCATCACACCCCAGTACATAAGAAGCCAGCGTACGAACCTGTTTGCCGCGCCCTCGTTGGGTAGCTTCATCTTGACCGGGGTTATACTGGAATAAGGTATCGTGTGCGGCTGTCATGATAGTTTGCAGGGCATCAGCGGCCGTGGTTTTACCCGACCCGTTACCGCCGCTGAATAGATTAATCGGACCAAAATCAAATTCCATCACAGGAATATTGCCCCAATTTACGTAAATAAATTTCTTTAAATGCACGGGCTATTCCTTTTCGATATCATTTTCAGCGGTGAGGTTGAGGTCTTCAGGCTCATCACCATCTGGCGATTCCTGCAGTGGTGTTTCGCCCAGCAAGGAAGACAGTACATCATCGGAAACATAACTGATGATCATAGGTCGAATTCGAATCCAAAGGTCGCTGCTGTCTTCGCTCAATTCTTGATTCAATTGAATCAAACGCAATTGTTTGAGCCGTTTAAAAATAGAGCGACGATCTGTCAATTGCTCTGGCAAGGTGCGCTTCAATAGGTTACGTAAACTTAACGTCACATTTTCAATAGACACCAATACACAGCCTTGGTCGTCTAGCTGACCTTCTCGCAGGGCTCGATCATATAAACTGCGCAAAACAAGAACCACCGCGACTTCGTTTTGTGTTAACCGAATTCGGAACCCACCATTAAAAGGCTGATCTTCGTGGTCCGACAAACCAGGAACTTCAGCGCCTGGCGGAAATAATCGGACAAAATTAAATCGCTGATCGTGAGCGATACGAATACCAATGATAGATAAGTAATCTTCTACTAAATCTTGCAGCCGCACAAAACGATCGTATAGCACTTGTTCGGTTTGGCTCTCATCGCGACACAACACACCGTAATCCATTAATCGAATCAATAGTTCGGAATATTCGTTTTGACTGACGCCTGCTTTTTCAAGCTGCTGTTCAATTTCCTGAAACAAGGTTGGCTTCCTCTAAACTGTTTTCCGCATCGTGAGTGAGGCTAATTTCAAACAGATCTTGCGATGTAAAATACTCACTGTGTACGGGATCTTGATGAATATATTTAACGTTAAATTTAAATTCGCTGCTAAATGAATTTGCGCTGCCAACCTCAATGGCATGAGAGAGCGACAGCAATTCATCGGCCGATTTAACCGGTAAATCTGACGTTCTAACCGACTCACCCCGCGTCAAATGTGAGATTAAATATTGGCGCACTTGGTTATCGTTTATTAAAAATGCTTGATCCAACCACTGCTGCACCACTAACTCTTTGCGTGCTGATTGATCAAAATCTCCTATCTGATCTTCGACGACATCTAAAGAGAACTCTCGGCGCACTCGTTTGTTATGCAACCGTATGGTTGAGGGATCTAAGTAGCCCAATTGAGGGACGGACATTAATTGACTCGCTCTGTCCAATAACGCGCTTTGTTCACTGTCTGATTTTTCAACGAACTGCTGACACACTTGAACCATGTCATTGTGGCTGGAGCTAGACAAATAATTCATTTGCCGAATAATAAGGTCGGCTCGCTTGGTAAAGCCTTGCAATGCCTTTCTGAGTGCGGGCAGCATAATGTCGCTGGCCGCCTGCAAACGCGTTTCTATGCTATCTAAAATAAGCCAAAGCACCGATTGATTTTCTTGAACAAGCTCAGGCAATAGCTCTCTTAATCGTTTTTCAGCGTTTTGTTTGAAGGTTTTATTTTTGTTGCGGATGTTATGAATGATCTCAACTATGTGGTCCCGATATTTTTCAACGTTGTCGGCAGAGAGTCGAATGGCTAAGTCGGGCTGGAAACGTCTTTCCATAAAATCAAAGAAGTCTTCTGTCGCTTGCGCGATCATGGCATGGGTTTCCATTTCTCGCACTAAAGATCGCTTTCGTTCGTCTAACTCAGCAATGATATCGGTAAAATCACTGATGATGCTTTCAGAATATTCCCAAGCATCTAGGAGATCATAAACTTCACCACTTTCAAAAAATGAATTAATGGCGTTACGCACATTTCGTGTATTTCGGTGACGTGTACGAATAGATGACATGTCATTTTGCACAAATGGTTCGGTAAAGGTTCGACCCA from Reinekea marina includes the following:
- a CDS encoding DUF4194 domain-containing protein, producing the protein MFQEIEQQLEKAGVSQNEYSELLIRLMDYGVLCRDESQTEQVLYDRFVRLQDLVEDYLSIIGIRIAHDQRFNFVRLFPPGAEVPGLSDHEDQPFNGGFRIRLTQNEVAVVLVLRSLYDRALREGQLDDQGCVLVSIENVTLSLRNLLKRTLPEQLTDRRSIFKRLKQLRLIQLNQELSEDSSDLWIRIRPMIISYVSDDVLSSLLGETPLQESPDGDEPEDLNLTAENDIEKE
- a CDS encoding Wadjet anti-phage system protein JetA family protein, which gives rise to MAISAKLLILQRAWMFFDQKREQFFRPLTSKYREQIVDALKELYRRLYASSSADYGHALNRDDVIDTFSAALERSPVLSSGDDEFDGRFRTNREKSNWILSMLLDHGWLEKQVDEANLQSSFNFSRMGRTFTEPFVQNDMSSIRTRHRNTRNVRNAINSFFESGEVYDLLDAWEYSESIISDFTDIIAELDERKRSLVREMETHAMIAQATEDFFDFMERRFQPDLAIRLSADNVEKYRDHIVEIIHNIRNKNKTFKQNAEKRLRELLPELVQENQSVLWLILDSIETRLQAASDIMLPALRKALQGFTKRADLIIRQMNYLSSSSHNDMVQVCQQFVEKSDSEQSALLDRASQLMSVPQLGYLDPSTIRLHNKRVRREFSLDVVEDQIGDFDQSARKELVVQQWLDQAFLINDNQVRQYLISHLTRGESVRTSDLPVKSADELLSLSHAIEVGSANSFSSEFKFNVKYIHQDPVHSEYFTSQDLFEISLTHDAENSLEEANLVSGN